From one Trifolium pratense cultivar HEN17-A07 linkage group LG1, ARS_RC_1.1, whole genome shotgun sequence genomic stretch:
- the LOC123896723 gene encoding phospholipase D zeta 1-like, with translation MSTDPLLQPSDTVSSSRQCGGELARIFDELPKASIVSVSRPETAEIIPILLSYTIELQYKQFKWRLRKKASQVLYLQFALRKRAIIEEFHDKQGQVKEWLHSLGIVDQTVMVQDDEEPDEGSVPTHQEDSVSNRYVPSVAALSIIRPSLGGQQSVADRAKVAMQNYVDLFLGNLEIVNSREVCKFLEVSRLSFLQEYGPKLREGYVTVKHLSNVLLDSDVTCFPCHWFHFCENNWKKVWAVLKPGFLALLEDPFNNKPLDIIMFDILPSSTSKGETKIYLAEPVKERNPLRYTFKVTGGNRSICLRTISSAKVKTWVTAINEAGLRPTEGWCSPHRFGSFAPVRGLTVDESQAQWYVDGQAAFEAIASSIQDAKSEIFITGWWLCPELYMRRPFDSFPTFRLDSLLEEKAKQGVQIYVLLYKEVSIALKINSLYSMRRLLKIHENVRVLRYPEHFASRVYLWSHHEKLVIIDYKVCFLGGLDLCFGRYDTPEHQVGDCPSVIWPGKDYYNPRESEPNSWEDTMSDELDRHKYPRMPWHDVHCALWGPACRDIARHFVQRWNHAKRTKAPNEHEIPLLMPHHHMVIPHYMGRSKEIDIDDKKDEDDEKEIERRDSFSAQSPLQDIPLLLPQEADGAVTSSEDDRNSSESSPLLSQNLNGETLVSDDQKKGLQDEAVAFNLEDQCIVDAVDDWWETPEGTNDATTSEYGQVGPRTSCHCQIIRSVSQWSVGTSQPEESIHTAYCSLIEKAKHFIYIENQFFISGLAMDDTIQNRVLEAIYRRILQAHKEQEDFRVIIVLPLLPGFQGGLDDGGAATVRALTHWQYRTISREKHSILHNLEAILGRKTHDYISFYGLRSHGRLYPDGPMATCQVYVHSKLMIIDDRVALIGSSNINDRSLLGSRDSEIGVVIEDKEYVESLMNGKPWKAGKFSHSLRCSLWSEHLGLHTGEINKITDPVSDSTYKDLWLATAKENTRIYHEVFACIPNDQIHSRAALRQSMAHWKEKLGQTIIDLGIAPEKLICHENGERKVIEPTDRLKCIKGHLVSFPLDFMREEDLRPAVIESEFYVAPQVYH, from the exons ATGTCAACTGATCCGTTGCTTCAACCGTCCGATACAGTGTCATCGTCGCGGCAATGCGGCGGCGAACTGGCGAGGATTTTCGACGAATTGCCGAAAGCAAGTATAGTTTCCGTTTCGCGACCAGAAACCGCTGAAATAATTCCAATTCTACTTTCTTATACCATTGAATTGCAGTATAAACAG TTCAAATGGCGTCTAAGGAAGAAAGCATCACAAGTTCTCTATTTACAGTTTGCTTTGCGGAAACGTGCAATAATTGAAGAATTTCATGACAAGCAAGGACAG GTTAAAGAATGGCTTCATAGCTTAGGAATAGTAGATCAAACAGTAATGGTGCAAGATGATGAAGAACCTGATGAGGGATCTGTACCTACACATCAGGAAGACAGTGTCAGTAACAG ATATGTCCCATCTGTTGCTGCTCTATCGATAATCCGTCCATCGCTAGGAGGTCAGCAGTCTGTTGCAGATAGAGCCAAAGTTGCAATGCAAAATTATGTAGATCTTTTTTTAGGAAACCTAGAGATTGTGAATTCTCGAGAG GTCTGCAAGTTTTTGGAGGTCTCCAGGCTATCGTTTCTACAAGAGTATGGTCCAAAACTGAGAGAAGGATATGTAACGGTGAAACATTTGTCAAATGTGTTACTGGATTCAGATGTAACATGCTTTCCATGTCATTGGTTTCACTTTTGTGAGAACAATTGGAAGAAG GTATGGGCAGTTTTGAAGCCTGGGTTTTTGGCCTTGCTGGAGGATCCCTTCAACAACAAGCCACTGGATATAATTATGTTTGATATCCTTCCATCCTCAACTAGCAAGGGAGAGACCAAAATCTATTTAGCTGAACCTGTAAAGGAACGCAATCCCTTGCGTTACACATTTAAG GTTACTGGCGGAAACAGGAGCATATGCTTGAGAACTATCAGTAGTGCTAAAGTTAAAACTTGGGTTACTGCAATTAATGAAGCTGGTCTAAGACCTACGGAGGGGTGGTGTTCTCCTCATCGGTTTGGTTCATTTGCTCCTGTAAGAGGTTTGACTGTAGATGAAAGCCAAGCCCAATGGTATGTAGATGGACAAGCCGCATTTGAAGCaattgcttcttcaattcaggATGCAAAATCAGAG ATCTTCATAACAGGTTGGTGGCTGTGTCCAGAGCTATACATGAGGCGGCCTTTTGATAGTTTTCCTACCTTTAGGTTAGACTCATTACTGGAAGAAAAAGCTAAGCAAGGGGTTCAG ATCTACGTGCTTCTCTACAAGGAGGTTTCTATAGCTTTGAAAATCAACAGTTTGTACAGTATGAGAAGACTTCTCAAAATTCATGAGAATGTGAGGGTATTACGCTATCCCGAGCATTTTGCTTCTCGTGTGTATTTATG GTCACACCATGAAAAACTTGTAATTATTGATTACAAGGTTTGCTTTCTTGGAGGATTAGATTTATGCTTTGGACGATATGACACACCTGAGCATCAAGTGGGTGATTGTCCCTCTGTAATATGGCCTGGAAAGGACTATTACAATCCAAG AGAATCTGAACCAAATTCATGGGAAGACACCATGAGTGACGAATTGGATCGCCACAAATATCCCCGTATGCCATGGCATGATGTCCATTGTGCTCTGTGGGGACCTGCATGTCGTGACATTGCTCGGCACTTTGTTCAACGTTGGAATCATGCTAAG AGAACTAAAGCTCCAAATGAACATGAGATTCCTCTACTTATGCCTCACCATCACATGGTCATCCCACATTACATGGGAAGAAGCAAAGAGATTGACATTGATGATAAGAAGGATGAAGATGACGAGAAAGAAATTGAAAGGCGGGATTCATTCTCCGCACAGTCTCCATTGCAAGATATACCACTACTTTTACCTCAAGAAGCTGACGGAGCAGTTACTTCGAGTGAAGATGATAGAAATTCCAGCGAAAGTTCTCCATTATTGTCCCAAAATCTGAACGGTGAAACTTTAGTTTCAGATGACCAGAAGAAAGGGCTTCAAGATGAAGCTGTTGCTTTTAACTTAGAGGATCAATGCATTGTTGATGCTGTAGATGATTGGTGGGAAACACCAGAAGGTACTAATGATGCCACTACTTCGGAATATGGACAAGTTGGTCCACGTACTTCCTGTCACTGTCAG ATAATCAGAAGTGTAAGCCAGTGGTCTGTTGGAACAAGTCAACCTGAAGAAAGTATTCACACTGCATATTGTTCTCTTATTGAAAAGGCGAAGCATTTTATTTACATAGAG AACCAATTTTTCATATCAGGTCTAGCAATGGATGACACGATACAAAACCGTGTTTTGGAAGCAATATACAGGCGTATTTTGCAAGCCCACAAAGAACAGGAAGATTTTAGGGTTATAATTGTGTTGCCCCTCTTGCCTGGATTCCAG GGTGGTCTGGATGATGGTGGTGCTGCAACTGTGAGAGCCTTAACACATTGGCAGTATAGAACAATTTCTAGAGAAAAGCACTCCATATTACACAATCTGGAAGCTATACTTGGTCGTAAGACACAtgattatatttctttttatggtCTAAGATCTCATGGTAGACTTTACCCAGATGGTCCTATGGCAACATGTCAG GTATATGTACACAGTAAGTTGATGATAATTGATGACCGTGTAGCTTTGATAGGATCGTCTAATATAAATGACCGGAGCTTGCTTGGATCAAGAGACTCTGAG ATCGGAGTGGTTATAGAAGACAAAGAATATGTTGAATCACTGATGAACGGAAAGCCGTGGAAGGCTGGTAAATTTTCCCACAGTCTCCGATGTTCCCTATGGTCTGAGCATCTTGGTCTTCATACCGGCGAG ATTAATAAAATTACTGATCCAGTTTCTGATTCAACTTACAAGGATTTGTGGTTAGCTACTGCAAAG GAAAATACTAGAATCTACCATGAAGTCTTTGCTTGCATTCCCAATGATCAAATACACTCAAG AGCTGCACTTCGGCAAAGCATGGCACACTGGAAGGAAAAACTTGGCCAAACAATCATTGATTTAGGAATAGCCCCTGAGAAATTAATCTGTCATGAGAATGGAGAAAGAAAAGTAATAGAGCCAACAGATAGATTGAAGTGTATAAAGGGACATCTTGTTTCCTTTCCTTTGGATTTCATGCGCGAGGAAGATTTAAGACCAGCTGTTATTGAGAGTGAGTTTTATGTAGCTCCTCAAGTATATCATTAA
- the LOC123888550 gene encoding transcription factor MYB74-like: MEKKLRKGPWSKQEDAILIKYVDRYGPEKWNLLQRVTGLPREGNSCRLRWLNHLNPYLKKGKLSEEEKQKIIQLRQLGINWCEIVKQLPGRTDNEIKNFYNINERKKHKMESGNQECQKKKKKIKYLSLNEENKARDNELNNNGESSNQQQGISDTHQMEIMKDSFHIPIMQPSNMLCNNVPSTSTVNNSSPTIIDRGEAPFMPTDMVSNVPLFQEFQSFESPLHPYTSITDKPSPIFIDRSETSFISKDMESNLPLLPESMNFESFESLIQKYPPLPLRSSEEIQREQLELDSPFNNNLMESMFNTSNILDDSNGNLYFCETRLVDENGNEPTYLKKDESNCETRLIDENGMKPTYLKKDESNNEDLIDLLDSLGWLDGYIF, encoded by the exons ATGGAGAAAAAGTTGAGAAAAGGACCATGGTCAAAACAAGAGGAtgcaatattaattaaatatgttgACAGATATGGACCGGAAAAGTGGAATTTATTACAAAGGGTAACTGGACTTCCTCGAGAAGGCAACAGTTGTCGTCTAAGATGGCTTAATCATCTTAATCCATATTTGAAAAAGGGAAAATTAagtgaagaagaaaaacagaaaatcaTTCAACTTCGTCAACTTGGAATCAATTGGTGTGAAATTGTTAAACAG CTTCCTGGAAGAACAGACAATGAGATAAAGAATTTTTATAACATTAATGAGAGAAAGAAACATAAAATGGAGAGTGGCAATCAAGAatgtcagaaaaagaaaaagaaaataaagtatttgtCACTCAACGAAGAAAATAAAGCCCGTGATAATGAGTTGAATAACAATGGAGAAAGTAGCAACCAGCAACAAGGCATTTCTGACACACATCAAATGGAAATCATGAAAGACTCGTTCCATATTCCAATTATGCAACCTTCAAATATGCTTTGCAATAATGTGCCAAGTACTTCTACAGTCAATAATTCTTCTCCAACAATCATTGATAG GGGTGAAGCTCCTTTTATGCCAACTGACATGGTATCAAATGTGCCTCTATTTCAAGAGTTCCAATCTTTTGAATCTCCACTTCATCCATACACTTCTATAACCGATAAACCTTCCCCAATATTTATTGATAG GAGTGAAACTTCTTTTATTTCTAAGGATATGGAATCAAACCTGCCTCTACTCCCAGAAAGTATGAACtttgaatcttttgaatctCTAATTCAAAAGTATCCTCCACTCCCACTTCGATCATCTGAGGAGATTCAACGAGAGCAGCTGGAACTAGATTCTCCATTCAACAATAATTTGATGGAATCCATGTTcaatacatcaaatattttgGATGACTCTAATGGTAACCTATATTTCTGTGAGACAAGATTGGTTGATGAAAATGGAAATGAGCCAACATATTTGAAGAAAGATGAATCAAACTGTGAGACAAGATTGATTGATGAAAATGGGATGAAGCCAACATATTTGAAGAAAGATGAATCAAACAATGAAGACTTAATAGATTTGTTGGATAGCTTAGGTTGGTTGGATGGTTATATTTTTTGA
- the LOC123888557 gene encoding transcription factor MYB87-like, with protein sequence MEKKLRKGPWSKQEDAILIKYVERYGPKKWNLLQRVTGLPREGKSCRLRWLNHLNPYLKKGKLSEEEKQKIIQLRQLGINWCEIVKQTPGRTDNEIKNFYHINKRKKLKLENSNGECQKKKKKINVASTSTKNNVASTSTKNNSSPTIIDRIQDVHWMNELNNNGESSNQQQGISDTHEMEIMKDSFHIPIMQPSNMLCNNVPSTSTINNSPPTIIDRGEAPFMPTNMVSNVPLFIEYQTFESPHHPHTSTSDKPSLTFIDRSETSFISKDMESNLPLLPESMNFESFESLIQKYPPLPLRSSEEIQREQLELDSPFNNNLMESMFNTSNILDDSNGNLYFCETRLVDENGNEPTYLKKDESNCETRLIDENGMKPTYLKKDESNNEDLIDLLDSLGWFDGYIF encoded by the exons ATGGAGAAAAAGTTGAGAAAAGGACCATGGTCAAAACAAGAGGAtgcaatattaattaaatatgttgAAAGATATGGACCGAAAAAGTGGAATTTATTACAAAGGGTAACTGGACTTCCTCGAGAAGGCAAAAGTTGTCGTCTAAGATGGCTTAATCATCTTAATCCATATTTGAAAAAGGGAAAATTAagtgaagaagaaaaacagaaaatcaTTCAACTTCGTCAACTTGGAATTAATTGGTGTGAAATTGTTAAACAG ACTCCTGGAAGAACAGATAATGAGATAAAGAATTTTTACCATATTAATAAGAGAAAGAAACTTAAATTGGAGAATAGCAATGGAGAatgtcagaaaaagaaaaagaaaataaatgtggCAAGTACTTCAACAAAGAATAATGTGGCAAGTACTTCTACAAAGAATAATTCTTCCCCAACAATCATTGACAG AATACAAGATGTTCACTGGATGAATGAGTTGAATAACAATGGAGAAAGTAGCAACCAGCAACAAGGCATTTCTGACACACATGAAATGGAAATCATGAAAGACTCCTTCCATATTCCAATTATGCAACCTTCAAATATGCTTTGCAATAATGTGCCAAGTACTTCTACAATCAATAATTCTCCCCCAACAATCATTGATAG GGGTGAAGCTCCTTTTATGCCAACTAACATGGTATCAAATGTgcctctatttatagagtatCAAACTTTTGAATCTCCACATCATCCGCACACTTCTACAAGTGATAAACCTTCCCTAACATTTATTGATAG GAGTGAAACTTCTTTTATTTCTAAGGATATGGAATCAAACCTGCCTCTACTCCCAGAAAGTATGAACtttgaatcttttgaatctCTAATTCAAAAGTATCCTCCACTCCCACTTCGATCATCTGAGGAGATTCAACGAGAGCAGCTGGAACTAGATTCTCCATTCAACAATAATTTGATGGAATCCATGTTcaatacatcaaatattttgGATGACTCTAATGGTAACCTATATTTCTGTGAGACAAGATTGGTTGATGAAAATGGAAATGAGCCAACATATTTGAAGAAAGATGAATCAAACTGTGAGACAAGATTGATTGATGAAAATGGGATGAAGCCAACATATTTGAAGAAAGATGAATCAAACAATGAAGACTTGATAGATTTGTTGGATAGCTTAGGTTGGTTCGATGGTTATATTTTTTGA
- the LOC123899485 gene encoding probable serine/threonine-protein kinase PBL9 isoform X2 has product MGISIVSAMGACLRNHVKAESPMAPINSGLSSKSVNVSTEDISRPCCKVPDDLSSSSNIGVPVESVPVPRTARGVEEILQPSNLKCFTSTEIRAATRNFHVDSVLGDDSIGSVFKGWIDEHSTSAAKPGKGIVVAVKRLNHDGFKGHKDLLAEANYLGQLSHPHLVKLIGYCIEDENSFMVYEFMPRGSLENHLFIRGSYFQHLSWNLRLKVAFGAAKGLAFLHSAKTKATYRDFKTSNVLLDSNYNAKLSNFGLAKGGTAVDKSRLTYGYAAPEYLATGNHSAKSDVYSFGVVLLEILSGRRVVDKNRPQRQHNLVEWAKPYLSNKRKILRVLDNRLEGQYELEDVYKVAILSLRCLSIEAKLRPKMDEVVTNLEQLQVPNVNGCNQNRLRRRSTDDVPRVRTAAAYPQRSTSMLCT; this is encoded by the exons ATGGGAATTAGTATTGTTTCTGCCATGGGAGCTTGTTTGCGCAACCACGTCAAGGCTGAGAGCCCAATGGCCCCAATCAATTCTG GGTTAAGTTCAAAGAGTGTGAATGTCAGTACAGAAGATATCAGTAGACCATGTTGTAAGGTTCCTGATGATCTCAGTAGCTCAAGTAATATTGGAGTACCAGTGGAATCGGTACCGGTCCCTCGGACTGCTCGTGGTGTGGAGGAGATCTTGCAACCGTCCAATTTGAAGTGCTTTACTTCTACAGAAATTCGGGCTGCAACCAGAAATTTTCATGTAGACAGTGTGTTAGGAGATGATAGTATTGGATCAGTTTTTAAGGGTTGGATTGATGAACACTCAACTTCTGCTGCCAAACCTGGCAAAGGCATTGTTGTTGCTGTCAAAAGACTTAATCATGATGGCTTCAAAGGTCATAAGGATTTGTTG GCTGAAGCCAACTATCTAGGCCAGCTTTCACATCCTCATCTAGTGAAATTGATTGGATATTGCATTGAAGATGAAAACAGCTTTATGGTCTATGAATTTATGCCACGTGGCAGCTTGGAGAATCACTTGTTCATAA GAGGCTCATATTTTCAACATCTTTCTTGGAACCTCCGTTTGAAGGTTGCTTTTGGTGCTGCAAAAGGCCTTGCATTTCTTCACAGTGCTAAAACAAAAGCGACATACCGCGATTTCAAGACTTCAAATGTCTTGCTAGATTCA AATTATAATGCAAAACTTTCTAATTTTGGGCTGGCAAAGGGCGGGACTGCGGTTGATAAAAGTAGGCTAACCTACGGATATGCAGCTCCAGAATACCTAGCCACTG GTAATCACAGTGCTAAGAGTGATGTCTATAGTTTTGGAGTTGTCCTATTGGAAATATTATCAGGAAGGAGAGTTGTTGACAAGAATAGACCACAAAGACAACACAATTTGGTGGAATGGGCTAAGCCTTATCTATCCAACAAGCGCAAGATTTTGCGCGTGTTGGATAATCGTCTTGAAGGCCAATATGAATTAGAAGATGTGTATAAGGTTGCTATACTCTCCCTACGGTGCCTTTCAATTGAAGCCAAGTTGAGACCAAAAATGGATGAGGTTGTTACAAATTTGGAGCAGTTGCAGGTTCCTAATGTAAACGGATGCAATCAGAATCGTTTGCGTAGAAGAAGTACCGATGATGTTCCCCGTGTTAGAACAGCCGCAGCTTATCCCCAACGCTCTACTTCTATGCTTTGTACATGA
- the LOC123899485 gene encoding receptor-like cytoplasmic kinase 176 isoform X1: protein MGISIVSAMGACLRNHVKAESPMAPINSVSGLSSKSVNVSTEDISRPCCKVPDDLSSSSNIGVPVESVPVPRTARGVEEILQPSNLKCFTSTEIRAATRNFHVDSVLGDDSIGSVFKGWIDEHSTSAAKPGKGIVVAVKRLNHDGFKGHKDLLAEANYLGQLSHPHLVKLIGYCIEDENSFMVYEFMPRGSLENHLFIRGSYFQHLSWNLRLKVAFGAAKGLAFLHSAKTKATYRDFKTSNVLLDSNYNAKLSNFGLAKGGTAVDKSRLTYGYAAPEYLATGNHSAKSDVYSFGVVLLEILSGRRVVDKNRPQRQHNLVEWAKPYLSNKRKILRVLDNRLEGQYELEDVYKVAILSLRCLSIEAKLRPKMDEVVTNLEQLQVPNVNGCNQNRLRRRSTDDVPRVRTAAAYPQRSTSMLCT from the exons ATGGGAATTAGTATTGTTTCTGCCATGGGAGCTTGTTTGCGCAACCACGTCAAGGCTGAGAGCCCAATGGCCCCAATCAATTCTG TTTCAGGGTTAAGTTCAAAGAGTGTGAATGTCAGTACAGAAGATATCAGTAGACCATGTTGTAAGGTTCCTGATGATCTCAGTAGCTCAAGTAATATTGGAGTACCAGTGGAATCGGTACCGGTCCCTCGGACTGCTCGTGGTGTGGAGGAGATCTTGCAACCGTCCAATTTGAAGTGCTTTACTTCTACAGAAATTCGGGCTGCAACCAGAAATTTTCATGTAGACAGTGTGTTAGGAGATGATAGTATTGGATCAGTTTTTAAGGGTTGGATTGATGAACACTCAACTTCTGCTGCCAAACCTGGCAAAGGCATTGTTGTTGCTGTCAAAAGACTTAATCATGATGGCTTCAAAGGTCATAAGGATTTGTTG GCTGAAGCCAACTATCTAGGCCAGCTTTCACATCCTCATCTAGTGAAATTGATTGGATATTGCATTGAAGATGAAAACAGCTTTATGGTCTATGAATTTATGCCACGTGGCAGCTTGGAGAATCACTTGTTCATAA GAGGCTCATATTTTCAACATCTTTCTTGGAACCTCCGTTTGAAGGTTGCTTTTGGTGCTGCAAAAGGCCTTGCATTTCTTCACAGTGCTAAAACAAAAGCGACATACCGCGATTTCAAGACTTCAAATGTCTTGCTAGATTCA AATTATAATGCAAAACTTTCTAATTTTGGGCTGGCAAAGGGCGGGACTGCGGTTGATAAAAGTAGGCTAACCTACGGATATGCAGCTCCAGAATACCTAGCCACTG GTAATCACAGTGCTAAGAGTGATGTCTATAGTTTTGGAGTTGTCCTATTGGAAATATTATCAGGAAGGAGAGTTGTTGACAAGAATAGACCACAAAGACAACACAATTTGGTGGAATGGGCTAAGCCTTATCTATCCAACAAGCGCAAGATTTTGCGCGTGTTGGATAATCGTCTTGAAGGCCAATATGAATTAGAAGATGTGTATAAGGTTGCTATACTCTCCCTACGGTGCCTTTCAATTGAAGCCAAGTTGAGACCAAAAATGGATGAGGTTGTTACAAATTTGGAGCAGTTGCAGGTTCCTAATGTAAACGGATGCAATCAGAATCGTTTGCGTAGAAGAAGTACCGATGATGTTCCCCGTGTTAGAACAGCCGCAGCTTATCCCCAACGCTCTACTTCTATGCTTTGTACATGA
- the LOC123899506 gene encoding mitochondrial import inner membrane translocase subunit Tim9-like — protein MDKSMIANMESNPEADQRMAIMIDQLQIRDSLRMYNNLVERCFHDCVDTFKHKSLQKQEETCVRRCAEKFLKHSMRVGMRFAELNQGAATQD, from the exons ATGGACAAAAGTATGATTGCTAATATGGAATCTAATCCGGAAGCAGATCAAAGAATGGCTATCATGATCGATCAGCTCCAGATCCGTGACag CTTGAGAATGTATAATAACCTGGTGGAGAGATGCTTTCATGATTGCGTTGATACGTTTAAGCATAAATCCCTGCAAAAGCAAGAGGAAACTTGTGTTCGAAGATGTGCAGAGAAATTTTTGAAGCATTCTATGCGTGTTGGAATGAGGTTTGCTGAGCTCAACCAAGGAGCTGCAACTCAAGATTGA